The region CTGACCGTGATGGCCTATGACCGAtatgtggccatctgtcaccCCCTGCACTACACGGTCATCATGAGCTCCTGGCTCTGTGGACTGCTGGTTCTGGTGTCATGGATCATAAGTTCTCTGAATTCCCTGTTACATAGTTTAATGTTGTTGAGACTGTCCTTCAGGGAAGACTTGGAAATCCCCCACTTTTTTTGTGAAGTTAAGCAGATGATCCAATTTGCCTGTTCTGACACCTTTCTTAATGACATGGCGATGTATTTGGCCACTGGACTACTAGCTGGTGGTCCCTTGGCTGGGATCCTTTACTCTTATTCTAAGATCGTGTCCTCCATACGAGCAATCCCATCAGCTCAGGGGAAGTACAAAGCATTTTCCACCTGCGTGTCTCATCTCTCagttgtctccttattttatggCGCGGTCCTAGGCGTGAACTTCAGCTCTGCTGGTACTCACAGCTCACAGTCAATTGCAGTCACCTCAGTGATGTACACTGTGGTCAcacccatgctgaaccccttcatctacagccTCAGGAACAAAGACATAAAGGGATCTCTGAAAAGAGTTTTGGGGATGGCAGGTAAATGAGGGACAATTGCTCTGATGTTCAAAATGTGACATTGATTGCAAGCTCAGTGTCTCAGAACCAGAAGCTGTTACTGATCCCGAGGGATAGACTGGtttcttctctgtatttcctggcatgtccatttccttctaTTTATGTTCTCTAACAATTTAAGTAACTAACTTGCTAAGCTTCTGTAAAATAGGTTGACAGTTTTACCTTTGACCATTAACATTATGAAAGTCTTTCTCAATCCTGGATCAGAAGTATTTGGAATTTTCCATATCTTTCATGGGAAATCTTGGATTTgtctaaaataatttcttctcaaATGATATATATCATGCCAAGAAATTTTCCCCTAGTTTATCTGAAAGTATTATCAGAGCTGTATTACTCAGATGGACAAAACTACACTTGGCATCTAAGGACATTCATCTCATTGTACAGGAAAATATGAAAGCAGTTTTCACTTTGCGtctgttattgatttttatatcacTAACTTAAGTACTCTTCATAATAATGTAGAGTTTAAATGCTGTTCCATTTAAGTCTCAGCCTATTGAAATTGCAGGTATTCACTCTAAATGCCTGGCACAGTCACCTAGGCCCTGAGTTCTTGTGACACCAACACGAGCCAACATTGTGGCTGGATCATGCTTCTCAGTTATTATGATTGCATGACACTTCTCAGCCAAACCATCAGAGAACCTGGTAAAAGATTACTCAGATATTGAAGGGTATACAGAGTGCTTAAGGCCCACATGTGAGGTCATGGGAGAGGaggtaaagaagagaaagatagagagaggaCATTACTGTGGGCTCTGCATTTATTCAGGTCTGAGGGCAGGATGGATAGAATTTCAAAGCTTCAgtctttattggtgaatttaaaacttaagagCAGGTGTCAGGGTGTGAAAGGTGAACAGTGGGTCACTGGCAAGGTCAGTTATCTAAGTTCTCCAGGGCTTTCCTTAGAGGGGGCCTTCACAGGAGAGCAGGCCAGGATGCTTAGCTAGCAGCTGTCTCAGAGAGCTGGCCACATGTTTCTTCAGCATTGTTATCTTTGAAGTCAAAGCCTTGGAATTCAAAAGTTTTGTGTCAGGCACTTAGACTACAAACATGCCACTCTGCTTCATAGCTGCTCTCctgcttttattgtcttattcaACTCAGTGTCCCAATGCCCACTGAAGGCACTAACAGAAATTGACCATCACATACATACCTATAGTGAAGTTTCCATGGacagaaaattttaattgattaacCTAACATGGTTTGAGTGTCAGAGATGACCTGAAGTATGATGAGACAAAATTGTTAATCACTAAATTAGTAATTAGAATTTAGTAATCACTAAATTCATTACTGTGCAAAGTATTGCTTTTCCTTGCTGTACTCATGGAAGTATGGAAGATTGATGCCCATTTATAAGGAGCTTGCTCCATTGTGATATGTGGTTGGTTAGTGTATTTTACCTCTttaatgatttctgtttctttccctgcttGAAAATTCCAGTGCTCCTACAATTATGACTCCTCTATGACTCTAAgcaaaacatttcttcttttctaaattttgtctCAACCACTAAAGGAACAATAAATGTAAAGTATCCAGATTATCTATTGTATGTCTCTCTCATGCTCAGGTATctcttttcataattaaaaatgactcacaggagagtctgaATCCCTTCCTGGTCATGTGATTCAGGATCACCAGGTTTTCTGCACAAATGGTCATGAGCTTGCAACCTCTTGGAGACTCCTGGAAGGGAACCTCAACACAGTCACCTGTGAGGACAGTTATCTGTAATGAACttgaataacaaaataatcaCAAAGGCTGGCCAAAATATCAGAACGTATGCCAAATATAAGAAACACAATTATTATAAGTGCTGTTTGCCTTATTATTATATCAGTTATTTCTGCATAACAAGCATCCTAAATAGAATGGTTtgttataacatttttattattgaatggGATTATATGATGGAAGTTGTTCTGATCTTTGCTCAGATCTCCTGAGTCTGCCTCAGCTGTGAGTCTCTGCATTGTGTGTCTATGGCTCATCCTTGATGTTGTGTGAGGCTGTAGTGCACGCCTGTCTTGAACCACTTTATGTCCATTTAGCTGTATATGTAAATTAAACATCTGtttacaaaaaaatgaatttatcaaATGTAATAGCCTTAATTTAATCCTACTATTTTTACCCATATACCACACTTTGCTTTCTACCCATTAGAAGACATACCTCCAACACCTGATAAAATGTGACTCGGGTACTGTGTTCTTGATGTTACCATGAAATGagactttttaatataatt is a window of Phyllostomus discolor isolate MPI-MPIP mPhyDis1 chromosome 8, mPhyDis1.pri.v3, whole genome shotgun sequence DNA encoding:
- the LOC114503710 gene encoding olfactory receptor 7A17-like gives rise to the protein MVRGNNTPISEFLLLGLSEEPELQPILFGLFLCMYLITVLGNLLIILAVSSDSHLHTPMYFFLSNLSLVDICFTSTTIPKMLLNIQTQSKTITYAGCITQMYFFTLFGGWDHFLLTVMAYDRYVAICHPLHYTVIMSSWLCGLLVLVSWIISSLNSLLHSLMLLRLSFREDLEIPHFFCEVKQMIQFACSDTFLNDMAMYLATGLLAGGPLAGILYSYSKIVSSIRAIPSAQGKYKAFSTCVSHLSVVSLFYGAVLGVNFSSAGTHSSQSIAVTSVMYTVVTPMLNPFIYSLRNKDIKGSLKRVLGMAGK